One genomic region from Amaranthus tricolor cultivar Red isolate AtriRed21 chromosome 12, ASM2621246v1, whole genome shotgun sequence encodes:
- the LOC130828850 gene encoding uncharacterized protein LOC130828850 isoform X2 — translation MTVYDSFASWINSFLACIGSCLGGCTKPNRASTVDDNLPKGLQCQGLVVEKQSQSDDFWGTSTGDLDTFGLSQRSLSSLSTSNVSFYSDLGSASLSSHNDFVNHGLLLWTQLRLQWIGATKSNEDHQALGPTISLLSSRERFRRPIPLSEMVEFLVDVWEQEGLYD, via the exons ATGACTGTTTATGATTCTTTTGCTTCTTGGATCAATAGCTTCCTTGCTTGTATAGG TAGCTGTTTGGGCGGCTGTACAAAACCAAATCGTGCTTCTACTGTTGATGATAATCTACCCAAGGGACTACAATGCCAAGGACTGGTGGTGGAGAAACAGAGCCAATCGGATGACTTTTGGGGCACCAGCACTGGTGACTTGGACACATTTGGTCTATCACAGCGAAGCCTTTCTTCGCTAAGTACGTCAAATGTCAGTTTTTACTCTGATCTAGGATCAGCGAGCTTGAGCTCCCACAATGACTTTGTTAATCATG GTCTTCTTCTGTGGACTCAATTACGTCTTCAGTGGATTGGGGCTacaaaatcaaatgaagatcATCAAGCCTTGGGACCGACAATCAG CTTGCTCAGCTCCAGGGAGCGATTCAGGCGTCCCATCCCATTATCG GAAATGGTAGAATTTCTAGTAGATGTATGGGAGCAGGAAGGATTATATGACTGA
- the LOC130828850 gene encoding uncharacterized protein LOC130828850 isoform X1 — MTVYDSFASWINSFLACIGSCLGGCTKPNRASTVDDNLPKGLQCQGLVVEKQSQSDDFWGTSTGDLDTFGLSQRSLSSLSTSNVSFYSDLGSASLSSHNDFVNHGLLLWTQLRLQWIGATKSNEDHQALGPTISLNATYDSLLSSRERFRRPIPLSEMVEFLVDVWEQEGLYD; from the exons ATGACTGTTTATGATTCTTTTGCTTCTTGGATCAATAGCTTCCTTGCTTGTATAGG TAGCTGTTTGGGCGGCTGTACAAAACCAAATCGTGCTTCTACTGTTGATGATAATCTACCCAAGGGACTACAATGCCAAGGACTGGTGGTGGAGAAACAGAGCCAATCGGATGACTTTTGGGGCACCAGCACTGGTGACTTGGACACATTTGGTCTATCACAGCGAAGCCTTTCTTCGCTAAGTACGTCAAATGTCAGTTTTTACTCTGATCTAGGATCAGCGAGCTTGAGCTCCCACAATGACTTTGTTAATCATG GTCTTCTTCTGTGGACTCAATTACGTCTTCAGTGGATTGGGGCTacaaaatcaaatgaagatcATCAAGCCTTGGGACCGACAATCAG tctgaatgcTACGTATGACAGCTTGCTCAGCTCCAGGGAGCGATTCAGGCGTCCCATCCCATTATCG GAAATGGTAGAATTTCTAGTAGATGTATGGGAGCAGGAAGGATTATATGACTGA